One Aquarana catesbeiana isolate 2022-GZ linkage group LG04, ASM4218655v1, whole genome shotgun sequence genomic region harbors:
- the GRHL1 gene encoding grainyhead-like protein 1 homolog isoform X2 — MTQDYDNKRPVLVLQNDPLYQQRRSYTTEDEAWKSFLENPLTAATKAMMSINGDEDSAAALGLLYDYYKVPRDRRQSANKQDHDHSEAEHHKRNSLIHLNEQPLICTADNRVQVLKTNVPFNIVLPIGNHLDKRGHLSSPDTTATVSITSMPAHGIKTESASHGFTVDIPTNGYHAEPVERIVTFDRNVTPDHYSSNSQPPSSQRRTPDTTFSETFKDDVQGVFFPSDLNLRMSSVSSEDYGFDHVSGNNFEYTLEASKSLRPKPGDSTMTYLNKGQFYPITLKEIGSNKGIHHPISKVRSVIMVVFADDKSREDQLRHWKYWHSRQHTAKQRCIDIADYKESFNTISNIEEIAYNAISFTWDLNDEGKVFISVNCLSTDFSSQKGVKGLPLNIQIDTYSYNNRSNKPIHRAYCQIKVFCDKGAERKIRDEERKQSKRKVTDVKGGLLPSHKRTDITVFKPMQDMDTQPVLFIPDVHFANLQRTTHVLPLSPEEMDGESSGMKRGPFSPEEDFGTPPAKIPRIDEPKRVLLYVRREAEEVFDALMLKSPSLKGLMEAISDKYEVPFDKIGKIFKKCKKGILVNMDDNIIRHYSNEDTFQLQIEETGGSYKLTLTEI, encoded by the exons TAAACGGCCTGTGTTAGTACTTCAGAATGATCCCCTATATCAGCAAAGGCGATCATACACCACCGAGGACGAGGCGTGGAAAAGTTTCTTGGAAAACCCCCTGACCGCAGCCACAAAGGCCATGATGAGCATTAATGGGGATGAGGACAGCGCAGCAGCGCTTGGCCTTCTCTATGACTATTACAAg gttcctAGAGACCGAAGACAGTCAGCCAACAAACAAGATCATGATCACTCTGAGGCAGAACATCATAAAAG gaATAGCCTGATACACCTGAATGAGCAACCATTAATTTGTACTGCAGACAACAGAGTCCAGGTTCTAAAAACCAATGTGCCTTTTAATATTGTCCTTCCAATTGGCAACCATCTGGACAAAAGAGGACATCTGAGCTCTCCAGACACCACAGCCACAGTTTCCATTACATCAATGCCAGCCCATGGCATCAAGACAGAATCGGCAAGCCATGGCTTCACTGTGGACATCCCAACAAATGGCTACCATGCTGAGCCTGTGGAGCGCATTGTGACCTTTGATCGCAATGTTACCCCTGACCACTACAGCTCCAATAGCCAACCACCCAGCTCTCAGAGGCGGACTCCTGACACCACCTTCTCGGAGACTTTTAAAGATGATGTTCAAGGG GTTTTCTTTCCATCTGACCTCAACCTACGGATGAGTAGCGTCAGCTCTGAAGACTACGGTTTTGATCATGTTTCTGG AAATAACTTTGAATATACGCTTGAAGCCTCAAAATCTTTGCGACCAAAGCCTGGAGACAGCACAATGACCTATCTAAATAAGGGCCAATTTTACCCCATCACACTGAAGGAGATTGGCAGCAATAAAGGGATACACCATCCAATTAGCAAAGTCCGG AGTGTTATCATGGTTGTGTTTGCTGATGACAAAAGTAGAGAAGACCAGCTTCGTCATTGGAAATACTGGCATTCCAGGCAGCACACTGCCAAACAAAGATGTATCGATATAG CTGACTACAAAGAGAGTTTCAACACCATCAGCAACATTGAAGAGATTGCCTATAATGCCATTTCCTTTACCTGGGACCTCAACGATGAAGGCAAG GTGTTCATATCTGTGAACTGTCTAAGTACAGACTTCTCCTCCCAGAAAGGGGTAAAGGGGCTGCCACTCAACATCCAGATTGATACATACAGCTACAACAACCGAAGTAACAAGCCCATCCATCGGGCCTATTGCCAGATCAAAGTCTTCTGTGATAAG GGTGCCGAGCGTAAAATTCGAGACGAAGAACGTAAGCAGAGCAAGAGAAAAG TTACAGATGTTAAAGGAGGACTGCTTCCCTCTCACAAGAGGACAGACATCACAGTGTTCAAACCCATGCAAGACATGGACACACAGCCTGTCCTGTTCATCCCCGATGTACACTTTGCCAATCTCCAGCGCACCACTCAT GTACTCCCCCTCTCACCAGAGGAGATGGATGGGGAAAG CTCTGGTATGAAGAGAGGGCCTTTCAGTCCTGAGGAAGACTTTGGAACGCCTCCTGCTAAGATACCAAGAATAGATGAACCAAAGAGAG TGCTGCTGTATGTACGGAGAGAGGCAGAAGAAGTTTTTGATGCTCTTATGCTGAAGTCTCCATCATTGAAAGGACTAATGGAAGCT atctctgACAAATATGAAGTTCCCTTTGATAAAATTGGAAAAAtctttaagaaatgtaaaaaagg
- the GRHL1 gene encoding grainyhead-like protein 1 homolog isoform X1 → MTQDYDNKRPVLVLQNDPLYQQRRSYTTEDEAWKSFLENPLTAATKAMMSINGDEDSAAALGLLYDYYKVPRDRRQSANKQDHDHSEAEHHKRNSLIHLNEQPLICTADNRVQVLKTNVPFNIVLPIGNHLDKRGHLSSPDTTATVSITSMPAHGIKTESASHGFTVDIPTNGYHAEPVERIVTFDRNVTPDHYSSNSQPPSSQRRTPDTTFSETFKDDVQGVFFPSDLNLRMSSVSSEDYGFDHVSGNNFEYTLEASKSLRPKPGDSTMTYLNKGQFYPITLKEIGSNKGIHHPISKVRSVIMVVFADDKSREDQLRHWKYWHSRQHTAKQRCIDIADYKESFNTISNIEEIAYNAISFTWDLNDEGKVFISVNCLSTDFSSQKGVKGLPLNIQIDTYSYNNRSNKPIHRAYCQIKVFCDKGAERKIRDEERKQSKRKGKCTEPSPQMNAFTDVKGGLLPSHKRTDITVFKPMQDMDTQPVLFIPDVHFANLQRTTHVLPLSPEEMDGESSGMKRGPFSPEEDFGTPPAKIPRIDEPKRVLLYVRREAEEVFDALMLKSPSLKGLMEAISDKYEVPFDKIGKIFKKCKKGILVNMDDNIIRHYSNEDTFQLQIEETGGSYKLTLTEI, encoded by the exons TAAACGGCCTGTGTTAGTACTTCAGAATGATCCCCTATATCAGCAAAGGCGATCATACACCACCGAGGACGAGGCGTGGAAAAGTTTCTTGGAAAACCCCCTGACCGCAGCCACAAAGGCCATGATGAGCATTAATGGGGATGAGGACAGCGCAGCAGCGCTTGGCCTTCTCTATGACTATTACAAg gttcctAGAGACCGAAGACAGTCAGCCAACAAACAAGATCATGATCACTCTGAGGCAGAACATCATAAAAG gaATAGCCTGATACACCTGAATGAGCAACCATTAATTTGTACTGCAGACAACAGAGTCCAGGTTCTAAAAACCAATGTGCCTTTTAATATTGTCCTTCCAATTGGCAACCATCTGGACAAAAGAGGACATCTGAGCTCTCCAGACACCACAGCCACAGTTTCCATTACATCAATGCCAGCCCATGGCATCAAGACAGAATCGGCAAGCCATGGCTTCACTGTGGACATCCCAACAAATGGCTACCATGCTGAGCCTGTGGAGCGCATTGTGACCTTTGATCGCAATGTTACCCCTGACCACTACAGCTCCAATAGCCAACCACCCAGCTCTCAGAGGCGGACTCCTGACACCACCTTCTCGGAGACTTTTAAAGATGATGTTCAAGGG GTTTTCTTTCCATCTGACCTCAACCTACGGATGAGTAGCGTCAGCTCTGAAGACTACGGTTTTGATCATGTTTCTGG AAATAACTTTGAATATACGCTTGAAGCCTCAAAATCTTTGCGACCAAAGCCTGGAGACAGCACAATGACCTATCTAAATAAGGGCCAATTTTACCCCATCACACTGAAGGAGATTGGCAGCAATAAAGGGATACACCATCCAATTAGCAAAGTCCGG AGTGTTATCATGGTTGTGTTTGCTGATGACAAAAGTAGAGAAGACCAGCTTCGTCATTGGAAATACTGGCATTCCAGGCAGCACACTGCCAAACAAAGATGTATCGATATAG CTGACTACAAAGAGAGTTTCAACACCATCAGCAACATTGAAGAGATTGCCTATAATGCCATTTCCTTTACCTGGGACCTCAACGATGAAGGCAAG GTGTTCATATCTGTGAACTGTCTAAGTACAGACTTCTCCTCCCAGAAAGGGGTAAAGGGGCTGCCACTCAACATCCAGATTGATACATACAGCTACAACAACCGAAGTAACAAGCCCATCCATCGGGCCTATTGCCAGATCAAAGTCTTCTGTGATAAG GGTGCCGAGCGTAAAATTCGAGACGAAGAACGTAAGCAGAGCAAGAGAAAAGGCAAGTGTACTGAGCCCAGCCCCCAGATGAATGCTT TTACAGATGTTAAAGGAGGACTGCTTCCCTCTCACAAGAGGACAGACATCACAGTGTTCAAACCCATGCAAGACATGGACACACAGCCTGTCCTGTTCATCCCCGATGTACACTTTGCCAATCTCCAGCGCACCACTCAT GTACTCCCCCTCTCACCAGAGGAGATGGATGGGGAAAG CTCTGGTATGAAGAGAGGGCCTTTCAGTCCTGAGGAAGACTTTGGAACGCCTCCTGCTAAGATACCAAGAATAGATGAACCAAAGAGAG TGCTGCTGTATGTACGGAGAGAGGCAGAAGAAGTTTTTGATGCTCTTATGCTGAAGTCTCCATCATTGAAAGGACTAATGGAAGCT atctctgACAAATATGAAGTTCCCTTTGATAAAATTGGAAAAAtctttaagaaatgtaaaaaagg